Proteins encoded in a region of the Pseudomonas shahriarae genome:
- a CDS encoding SMI1/KNR4 family protein produces MSSLEKVKSRFESLNGIRAVDPDFIENLERELKISLPTSFKLVGEFFDGSGIYVLPLHQIGWESPTNVLSETKRLRSSGQLLPNYLVLGEPTEGLIVMDCNSQLGQVLWCDAIDVNRLGRDALMTAPEVWGSYLDFVEYLLSEEESDRL; encoded by the coding sequence ATGTCAAGTCTAGAGAAGGTAAAGAGTCGATTTGAGTCGTTGAATGGTATTCGCGCAGTGGATCCGGATTTTATTGAAAATCTGGAGCGCGAGTTGAAAATATCACTTCCCACTAGCTTCAAATTGGTGGGGGAGTTTTTTGACGGAAGTGGCATTTACGTTTTACCGCTGCACCAGATCGGTTGGGAGTCTCCGACTAATGTTCTTAGTGAAACGAAACGCTTGAGAAGCAGTGGACAACTTTTACCAAACTATCTTGTGTTGGGCGAACCTACTGAAGGCTTAATCGTGATGGACTGCAACTCCCAATTGGGTCAGGTGCTCTGGTGTGATGCAATTGATGTTAATCGCCTAGGTAGAGACGCATTGATGACAGCGCCTGAGGTGTGGGGCTCCTACTTGGATTTTGTTGAGTATTTGTTATCGGAGGAAGAGTCTGATCGACTGTAA